The following are from one region of the Rhodopirellula sp. P2 genome:
- a CDS encoding SDR family NAD(P)-dependent oxidoreductase: MTHETTKHSKVGFGVRNEPIAVVGIGCRFPGDADDPSAFWDLLASGTDAISRTPGDRWNLQKFYRPGEPLPGKTQSQWGGYVRGIERFDPALFGISPREAAAMDPQQRMLLEVAYRAMEDGGAPLGTLAGRPVAVFTGISSIDYAVASLSFEDRGELGPYTNTGSSSSIAANRISYCFDLRGPSVAVDTACSSSLVALHMACQAIWNGEAETALAGGVNALIMPDFYVAFSQLGVLSPDGRCKTFDSRANGYARSEGAGMVLLKPLREAQQDGDRIYCTIRATALNQDGRTPGLTVPSGEQQERLVRRTCELAEVDPSDVHYFEAHGTGTAVGDPIEAGALGRVIASSSQHRDSPCRIGSVKTNIGHLEAGAGIASLIKVALSMHHQAIPPHLHLQTPNPEIDLLGWNLHVPTELEPWRAEGAIRIAGINGFGYGGANGHLIVEEAPRGKVASQSTSGFADEEDAAEPGDTRPVVLPLSATDRKSLVEVADQWNGWLTEQSQSGDGLLELAAVAATAAHHRTHHDVRTWVVGEDVSSLQAELNTLADSLRSAAAHETSVIPARLPAAERSQGIVFLCCGQGPQWWAMGRGFYRDNKVFREIIQRIEIEFEKHTSEWSLIEELHRDSETTRMDRTSIAQPALFAIQVAQAAMWASVGIRPSLIIGHSVGEIAAAHLSGGLDFADACRVAIHRGRTMDLATSRGAMIAVGLTEKEAEKRIAALAEIDPLMPATVAIAAVNGPASITLSGDKDAIERLATSIEADSIFCRRLAVEYAFHSPQMDPVRDELLRSLDGIQTRPLHTPMISTVTGRAIREDDSLAGEYWWTNVRSGVRFADAVMAAAKAGHGVGIELGPHPVLAFATTECYGHTTQNIQLIATARRPKTASTSSQSAGADQDERQWLSSLRDLFSLGFEIDWSGVVPRPKKRAKLPLYPMQQHALWQESEQSRRSRLTTSVHPLLGEADRSADPVFRGRMDAENQAYLLDHRVRSAAMFPAAAGIEMALSGTLSVLSQASELAGDPEPTQIRLQRLQLLNAMILDPSQTHRLETSLAGDRRSIEIRYSEIPGDAWTPLLATTHGTPAPIDAADKRAELEAGRKRCLQMFGAEECYDYCQSIGLNYGPAFQGIREGVRCDGESIATVQLEQSVRTPAFDAEASLFLVHPAVLDSCFHAMVVCDPLFGQSPGGLYLPHEMEDIQVDLEKIQSAGLGSPLTVHAKIRLKTEHRLLADLDLYLDDGSHVGSIVGFESRRVGAETERSTKDLLYRYRWQADDLESSSNPTHERMVVFSPADLVDELVRGWGKSREDFLWVHPIEDPSQHAGQFGGGDSVEQDCYWVDADSPQSFSRLWDELGVRESTEDWHLVYLWAIDALDPLSLEAMSPSDASEALRDSTLMSTRAPLHLVQSWEAIPDRPATRFTIVTLGAQSGDELDQPVAAIQMPLVGVGRVIVSEIGSLRTRLVDCDPNANFPLEGLAAEWAREDAEDEVMLRDGVRYVHRFVPDTHREERGTATDPEHRSACRLVKGAASGVDELKHQAFGRVFPHADEVEIQVAGAGLNFSDVMKVLDLYPGLPPGPVALGAEVSGTITAVGDDVHEFSIGDQVIAVAPGGFATHVLVNAALVAKAPESMDLVDASAIPVAWLTADHALNSCARLRDDESILIHAASGGVGLAAIEVAHELGVEVFATAGNDFKREHVRSLGVEQIHDSRSLNFVSEIAELTASRGEPGIDAILNSLPGEAIPAGMSLLRVGGRFLEIGKRDIYADQSLGMYPLRNNLAFFAIDLDQLFQQHAVRMGKRLRAVVQKFNSRVYHGHVPKRFAASDAASAFRFMQQAKHIGKVIVDYTVPPVQVQARDEGEFQFRSDGTYWLAGGLGGFGLRIADWMSESGAGTLVLSGRSKTIREQAVPVIEGMRSRGTQVVVLPCDITVPDEIQRTLDHMDEQLPPLRGVLHTAMVLEDRLIVDLDRETLDRVLWPKVLGGWNLHQATRNRVLDQFILFSSLSSVFGHAGQANYSAANALLDGLAHHRRVSGLPATVVNWGHLGEVGYLAEREDLSERLRRQGVLDFSSSEATECLARALHRGVTQCSVLRMDWSRWRGLGLTKDVSPRFAHLIRGGNDTEQTLNGESLRQVPASDRERCLQEVVSVKLASLLGGNVAELDADRPLLEMGLDSLMAVELRNWIEGQLQLKLQIGSLMRGSSLKSLVATLSESLAAETGDSEAAWGTQVGGEEQGEIADDPAMQDRQCYPMSDQQTGLWYAFRRNPNGTAFNVFLPTRLRSPLDVDALRMSMEGVVQRHAALRTTFTDSSSELHQIVHDELKPEFVVEDWSASGDGEHAEDAMLRAVIEETQRPFDLQNGPMMRTRLFRLAEDDWVVVATTHHIVVDFWSLILILGEIKQFYPQYLTGAVPAIVAPEKDYFELVLRQRRLLNSQRGQLLKEYWTKTLVDVPQVLEVPTDRTRPTTFTQSAKIVGIECAEEVGAAINQVAKLAQVTSSSVVMAALQVLLHRASGQEKFIIGSPFAGRTYSDLEDTVGFFVNMLPLVADVSGNPTFLDLVRRAGDRLVDSMQHEEYPFAQIVRDVDPPRDTGRSPLIQVSCTFEKAHVRDEEGRAGYLFPSATQVKDMAGLKQESYPVPHQTCHYDLEFIFEMTGDHLGGMIVYCQDLYEADTMQAMADQFVSLLAKLLAEPNALVDSIQLFEGMQDQRSTPQQLLSSDRKSGEANDDGPTLNALISKGANQQSQTQASSSQEQAEVGSGRRRSFNRLFRSPKLKPASPSLSELAEEAVAGSVATRDLIARRLQTHHFERGEFVPVLAQPGQQAMDLILALQQIGAVPVPLDSTRPSVMLDLVVQQTGATRILVDQLGEEVPSGLQLLTWDQLTGSQNGASNGNGQSSLPGAAKDPVVTAEDAAYVIYTSGTTGVPKGVVVSQGAIANTLRWRGRITPLNSSDRMLMPLSHQFDAGLGMTLFAYAQGASVVWPDVDRVADVDFVVDQIIREGVTVLVGVPSWIDLVASHRKFAHCHSLRHVWIGGEAMPESLPRTIRRNSEAQIWNCYGPTEAAVEATAYRIIDVHSPRRIPVGLPADHTDVLVLDSDRREVPSTFVGELALVGKGLADGYLGDEPLTRQRFVTLSDGRRAYLTGDQGRRRVDGMVEVLGRMDRQLKVRGYRIEPTEIESVLKDHPAVAQAAVVPRKIGDTEASQLVAFVQLDLPESTGGHSGDVGDLPAERRSQWSDVVLSLQHHVAEHLPPYKRPAHLQQVESLVMTASGKVDLNALPELAQDASALAAYQPPRTSLEQHLADRWTELLGSQLIGINQNFFEFGGSSLQAAMLTNRLSEDLGVDVPSSLLFDLADISAMAGRLATLYPDELSRRFGESSVDFYADQANQQNHGLNELLAPLKVTGERTPLFMVHPPGGIVVCYRELAAELPDDQPMYAIRSRGLHGKEALPETMRAMAAEYADAIRSVRAEGPYVIGGWSVGGVIAMEVAQQLIASGQEVEGLILLDSSIPSGASELVPAEDQTNVGLEYGIDLTLDELLQLPSEEQLPFLWQHAEKLGVLDQDTPADVAARAIDDLKALFHHHLKLATQYKMKPIATRIVLFRPTDVPFETEGSADRGWSHLADRAEVISTPGHHHSMVQDPHVKHLAGALCDSLNANSGLSGSNRNGSNPKVSHAGG; encoded by the coding sequence ATGACACATGAAACAACGAAACATTCGAAGGTAGGGTTTGGCGTGAGAAACGAACCAATTGCCGTCGTGGGCATCGGTTGTCGCTTTCCTGGGGATGCGGACGATCCGTCCGCGTTTTGGGATCTGTTGGCATCAGGAACAGACGCCATCTCGAGGACCCCTGGCGATCGTTGGAACTTGCAAAAGTTCTATCGGCCCGGCGAGCCATTGCCTGGTAAAACGCAGAGCCAATGGGGCGGCTATGTTCGTGGCATCGAACGATTTGATCCGGCCCTGTTCGGGATCTCGCCCCGCGAAGCCGCGGCGATGGATCCGCAACAGCGAATGCTGTTGGAAGTCGCTTATCGGGCGATGGAAGATGGCGGTGCACCGCTTGGCACGTTGGCAGGTCGCCCCGTCGCGGTGTTCACCGGGATCAGCAGCATCGATTACGCGGTCGCCAGCCTGAGTTTCGAAGATCGAGGTGAGCTGGGACCGTACACGAACACGGGCTCGTCCAGCAGCATCGCGGCCAACCGCATTTCGTATTGTTTTGATTTGCGAGGGCCAAGCGTCGCCGTCGATACTGCGTGTTCGTCCTCCTTGGTTGCGCTGCACATGGCTTGCCAAGCGATCTGGAACGGCGAAGCTGAAACGGCACTGGCCGGTGGTGTCAATGCGCTGATCATGCCGGATTTTTATGTCGCGTTCAGTCAGCTCGGCGTGCTGTCACCGGACGGCCGTTGCAAAACATTTGATTCCCGTGCCAACGGATACGCTCGCAGTGAAGGCGCGGGGATGGTGCTGCTGAAACCACTCCGCGAGGCCCAGCAAGATGGCGACCGAATCTACTGCACGATCCGGGCGACCGCACTGAATCAAGACGGTCGGACTCCCGGTTTGACCGTCCCCAGCGGTGAACAGCAAGAGCGGTTGGTCCGACGGACTTGTGAGTTGGCCGAGGTCGATCCCTCCGACGTGCATTATTTCGAAGCTCACGGGACCGGAACGGCCGTTGGGGATCCGATCGAAGCTGGGGCGCTCGGGCGAGTCATCGCATCGAGTTCGCAGCATCGCGATTCACCCTGCCGAATCGGTTCGGTCAAAACAAACATCGGGCACTTGGAAGCCGGGGCTGGCATTGCAAGCTTGATCAAGGTTGCGCTGTCGATGCACCATCAAGCCATCCCGCCTCACTTGCATCTGCAAACCCCCAACCCCGAGATCGATCTGCTCGGTTGGAACCTGCACGTTCCGACCGAGTTGGAGCCTTGGCGAGCGGAAGGGGCGATTCGGATCGCCGGGATCAACGGGTTCGGCTATGGCGGAGCGAACGGTCACCTGATCGTCGAAGAAGCTCCGCGTGGGAAGGTGGCAAGCCAATCGACGAGTGGTTTTGCCGACGAAGAGGACGCGGCCGAACCTGGCGACACCCGCCCAGTTGTCTTGCCCCTCTCGGCGACCGACCGCAAGTCATTGGTGGAAGTTGCGGATCAGTGGAATGGCTGGCTGACCGAACAATCGCAGTCTGGCGACGGTTTGCTCGAGCTCGCGGCAGTGGCAGCGACGGCCGCTCATCACCGCACGCACCATGATGTTCGCACGTGGGTTGTTGGCGAAGATGTTTCGTCGCTGCAAGCGGAGTTGAACACGCTGGCGGATTCGTTGCGCTCGGCTGCCGCCCATGAAACCTCCGTGATTCCGGCTCGTTTGCCTGCTGCAGAACGGTCCCAGGGGATTGTGTTTTTGTGTTGTGGTCAGGGGCCGCAGTGGTGGGCGATGGGACGTGGGTTCTATCGAGACAACAAGGTCTTTCGTGAGATCATCCAACGCATTGAGATCGAGTTTGAAAAGCACACCTCGGAATGGTCGCTGATCGAAGAGCTGCATCGCGATTCGGAAACGACCCGGATGGATCGCACCTCCATCGCGCAGCCAGCCCTGTTTGCGATCCAAGTGGCGCAAGCCGCGATGTGGGCTTCGGTTGGGATTCGTCCGAGTTTGATCATTGGACACAGCGTCGGTGAAATCGCCGCGGCGCACCTGTCCGGTGGGCTGGATTTTGCAGATGCTTGCCGCGTGGCAATTCATCGCGGCCGCACGATGGATCTGGCGACCAGTCGCGGTGCGATGATTGCAGTTGGGTTGACGGAAAAGGAAGCGGAGAAACGGATCGCGGCGCTCGCAGAGATCGATCCGTTGATGCCCGCGACGGTTGCCATTGCCGCGGTCAACGGCCCGGCTTCGATCACGTTGTCCGGTGACAAGGACGCGATCGAACGATTGGCGACTTCGATCGAAGCGGATTCGATTTTCTGTCGTCGATTGGCGGTGGAGTATGCCTTTCACAGTCCACAAATGGACCCGGTTCGCGACGAGTTGTTGCGGTCGCTTGATGGCATCCAGACGCGGCCTTTGCACACGCCGATGATCTCGACGGTGACCGGACGAGCGATCCGTGAAGACGATTCATTGGCTGGTGAATATTGGTGGACGAACGTTCGCAGCGGCGTCCGATTTGCTGACGCGGTGATGGCGGCGGCGAAGGCGGGACATGGCGTGGGGATTGAGCTGGGACCACACCCCGTGTTGGCGTTCGCGACGACGGAGTGTTACGGGCATACGACACAGAACATTCAGCTGATTGCGACGGCGCGGCGACCGAAAACAGCATCGACATCCAGCCAGTCAGCTGGGGCCGATCAAGATGAAAGGCAGTGGTTGAGCAGCCTCCGTGATTTGTTCTCTCTGGGGTTTGAAATCGATTGGTCGGGGGTCGTGCCTCGACCGAAGAAGCGAGCCAAGTTGCCGCTGTATCCGATGCAGCAGCACGCGTTGTGGCAGGAATCGGAGCAATCCCGTCGCTCTCGACTGACGACCTCCGTGCACCCGCTGCTCGGTGAGGCGGACCGATCGGCCGACCCGGTTTTCCGTGGCCGGATGGATGCTGAGAACCAAGCCTATCTGCTCGATCACCGTGTTCGCAGTGCGGCCATGTTCCCCGCCGCAGCGGGAATCGAGATGGCGTTGTCGGGAACGCTCTCGGTCTTGTCTCAGGCCAGCGAATTGGCGGGCGATCCCGAGCCCACTCAGATCCGGCTTCAGCGATTGCAGTTGCTCAACGCGATGATCTTGGATCCATCGCAGACGCATCGATTGGAAACCTCCTTGGCGGGCGACCGACGTTCCATCGAAATTCGATACAGTGAGATTCCTGGGGATGCTTGGACGCCGCTCTTGGCGACGACCCATGGGACTCCTGCGCCAATTGATGCCGCTGACAAGCGAGCGGAATTGGAGGCGGGGCGGAAACGTTGCCTGCAAATGTTCGGCGCCGAGGAATGTTACGACTATTGCCAGTCGATCGGCCTGAACTACGGACCCGCGTTCCAAGGCATTCGCGAGGGCGTTCGGTGCGATGGCGAGTCGATTGCCACGGTGCAATTGGAGCAATCTGTTCGCACTCCTGCCTTCGATGCAGAGGCCTCGCTGTTTCTCGTTCATCCTGCAGTGCTGGACAGTTGTTTTCATGCGATGGTGGTTTGCGATCCACTGTTCGGTCAGTCGCCGGGTGGGTTGTACTTGCCACATGAAATGGAAGACATCCAAGTCGATCTCGAAAAAATTCAGTCCGCCGGATTGGGTTCACCGTTGACGGTGCATGCGAAAATTCGGCTGAAGACAGAGCACCGTTTGTTGGCGGATCTGGACCTGTATCTGGACGATGGATCGCACGTGGGTTCGATTGTTGGATTCGAAAGCCGACGAGTGGGCGCCGAAACCGAAAGGTCGACCAAGGATCTGCTGTATCGATATCGTTGGCAGGCGGATGATTTGGAAAGCTCGTCCAATCCAACGCACGAGAGAATGGTGGTGTTCTCGCCAGCGGATCTCGTCGATGAGCTCGTTCGCGGCTGGGGAAAGTCTCGCGAAGACTTCCTGTGGGTGCATCCCATTGAAGACCCCTCTCAGCACGCGGGACAGTTCGGGGGCGGCGACTCGGTGGAACAGGATTGCTACTGGGTGGACGCCGATAGCCCGCAATCCTTTTCACGATTGTGGGATGAACTGGGGGTCCGTGAGTCAACGGAAGACTGGCACTTGGTTTATCTGTGGGCCATTGATGCGTTGGACCCGCTGTCGTTGGAGGCGATGTCGCCAAGCGATGCCAGTGAGGCACTTCGTGACAGCACCTTGATGAGCACGCGGGCTCCGCTGCATCTCGTTCAAAGTTGGGAAGCGATTCCCGATCGGCCGGCGACGCGGTTCACGATTGTGACCTTGGGGGCTCAATCGGGTGATGAATTGGATCAACCGGTGGCTGCAATTCAGATGCCCTTGGTCGGTGTCGGACGCGTGATCGTGAGCGAGATCGGATCGCTGCGAACGCGGTTGGTGGATTGCGATCCGAACGCCAATTTTCCACTGGAAGGGTTGGCAGCTGAGTGGGCACGCGAAGACGCGGAAGACGAAGTGATGTTGCGAGATGGTGTGCGATATGTCCACCGTTTCGTTCCCGACACGCATCGGGAAGAACGCGGGACGGCGACCGATCCAGAGCACCGTTCTGCCTGTCGGTTGGTCAAGGGTGCCGCGTCGGGAGTCGACGAACTGAAACATCAGGCTTTCGGGCGAGTCTTCCCGCATGCGGACGAAGTTGAGATTCAGGTCGCCGGCGCGGGATTGAATTTCAGTGATGTGATGAAGGTGTTGGATCTGTACCCAGGGTTGCCTCCTGGCCCAGTGGCGTTGGGCGCCGAAGTCAGCGGCACGATCACGGCAGTGGGCGATGACGTCCACGAATTTTCGATTGGCGATCAAGTCATTGCGGTGGCTCCCGGCGGATTTGCAACGCATGTGTTGGTCAACGCGGCGTTGGTTGCCAAGGCTCCTGAATCGATGGACCTGGTCGATGCCTCCGCAATTCCGGTGGCTTGGCTGACGGCGGATCACGCGTTGAATTCGTGTGCTCGGTTGAGGGACGATGAATCGATCTTGATTCACGCCGCCAGTGGTGGCGTGGGGCTGGCGGCGATCGAGGTGGCGCACGAGTTGGGCGTGGAGGTTTTCGCGACGGCAGGAAATGATTTCAAACGAGAACATGTTCGGTCGCTGGGCGTCGAGCAAATTCATGATTCCCGTTCACTGAACTTTGTTTCTGAGATCGCGGAATTGACGGCGTCCCGTGGGGAACCGGGCATCGATGCCATTCTGAATTCGCTTCCGGGGGAAGCCATCCCAGCGGGGATGAGTTTGCTTCGAGTTGGCGGGCGTTTTCTTGAAATTGGCAAACGGGACATTTACGCCGATCAATCGTTGGGCATGTACCCGTTGCGAAATAACCTCGCCTTCTTTGCGATTGATTTGGATCAGCTGTTTCAGCAGCATGCTGTGCGAATGGGCAAGCGTCTGCGAGCGGTGGTGCAGAAGTTCAATTCGCGAGTTTATCACGGCCATGTTCCAAAGCGTTTTGCAGCGTCCGACGCTGCTTCGGCGTTCCGGTTCATGCAGCAGGCCAAGCACATTGGCAAGGTGATCGTTGACTACACCGTTCCACCCGTGCAGGTGCAAGCTCGCGACGAAGGGGAATTCCAGTTCCGCAGTGACGGAACCTACTGGTTGGCTGGTGGTTTAGGCGGATTCGGTTTGCGAATCGCGGATTGGATGTCCGAGTCGGGGGCAGGCACATTGGTGCTCAGCGGCCGAAGCAAAACCATTCGCGAACAAGCCGTTCCTGTGATCGAGGGGATGCGATCTCGCGGGACTCAGGTGGTCGTGTTGCCATGTGATATCACGGTTCCCGATGAGATTCAGCGGACGCTGGATCACATGGATGAACAGTTGCCGCCGCTGCGTGGTGTGTTGCACACCGCGATGGTGCTGGAAGACAGACTGATCGTCGATCTCGATCGGGAGACCTTGGATCGAGTGCTGTGGCCGAAGGTGCTCGGCGGATGGAATTTGCACCAAGCCACTCGGAATCGTGTTCTGGATCAATTCATATTGTTCTCGTCTTTGTCGAGCGTGTTTGGGCACGCTGGACAAGCGAACTATTCCGCGGCCAACGCGTTGCTGGACGGGTTGGCCCATCACCGCCGAGTGTCAGGGCTGCCTGCGACGGTGGTCAACTGGGGGCACCTTGGTGAAGTTGGCTACTTGGCCGAACGGGAAGATTTGAGCGAGCGTCTGCGGCGTCAGGGTGTGTTGGATTTCTCTTCGTCCGAAGCAACCGAATGCTTGGCGCGAGCCTTGCATCGTGGAGTGACCCAGTGCAGCGTGCTGCGAATGGATTGGTCACGTTGGCGTGGGTTGGGTTTGACCAAGGATGTCTCTCCCCGATTTGCGCATTTGATTCGGGGAGGCAATGACACAGAGCAAACGCTCAACGGTGAATCACTCCGTCAGGTACCAGCCTCAGATCGGGAGCGTTGCTTGCAGGAAGTGGTGTCGGTCAAGTTGGCTTCTTTGTTGGGAGGCAACGTTGCCGAACTGGATGCTGACCGCCCCCTGTTGGAAATGGGGTTGGACTCATTGATGGCGGTTGAGCTTCGCAACTGGATCGAAGGACAACTGCAGTTGAAACTTCAGATTGGTTCCCTGATGCGTGGGTCCAGCTTGAAATCCTTGGTGGCGACGCTCAGTGAATCCTTGGCGGCCGAAACCGGTGATTCCGAAGCAGCCTGGGGAACGCAAGTTGGTGGGGAGGAGCAAGGTGAAATCGCGGATGACCCGGCGATGCAGGACCGTCAATGTTATCCCATGTCGGACCAGCAGACGGGACTTTGGTACGCATTTCGTCGCAATCCGAACGGGACGGCGTTCAATGTGTTTCTGCCGACTCGCTTGCGATCACCGCTGGATGTCGATGCATTGCGGATGTCGATGGAAGGCGTGGTGCAGCGTCACGCGGCGTTGCGGACGACGTTCACGGATTCATCGAGCGAGCTTCATCAGATCGTTCACGACGAACTGAAACCTGAATTTGTGGTGGAGGATTGGTCGGCATCAGGCGATGGCGAGCATGCTGAAGACGCAATGCTCCGGGCCGTGATCGAAGAGACCCAGCGTCCCTTCGATTTGCAGAATGGACCGATGATGCGAACGCGTCTGTTTCGGTTGGCGGAAGACGACTGGGTGGTGGTTGCGACGACGCATCACATCGTGGTTGATTTCTGGTCGTTGATTTTGATTCTGGGCGAGATCAAACAGTTCTACCCGCAATACTTGACCGGGGCGGTTCCAGCCATCGTTGCGCCGGAAAAGGACTACTTCGAGTTGGTATTGCGTCAGCGTCGGTTGCTGAATTCGCAACGGGGGCAATTGCTGAAGGAGTATTGGACGAAGACGTTGGTGGATGTGCCCCAGGTCTTGGAAGTGCCGACGGATCGAACCCGTCCGACAACGTTCACTCAGTCTGCCAAAATTGTCGGAATCGAATGCGCGGAGGAGGTTGGTGCGGCAATCAATCAAGTCGCCAAACTCGCTCAGGTGACTTCGTCCTCGGTTGTCATGGCGGCGCTTCAGGTGCTCTTGCATCGAGCCAGCGGTCAAGAGAAGTTCATCATCGGAAGTCCTTTTGCGGGGCGGACGTACTCTGATCTGGAAGACACGGTCGGCTTCTTCGTCAACATGTTGCCGTTGGTGGCCGACGTTTCTGGGAATCCCACGTTCCTGGATCTGGTCCGCCGCGCAGGCGATCGCTTGGTTGACTCGATGCAGCACGAAGAATACCCCTTTGCCCAAATCGTTCGGGATGTGGATCCGCCTCGTGACACCGGACGCAGCCCACTGATTCAGGTCTCTTGCACGTTTGAAAAGGCGCACGTGCGAGACGAAGAGGGACGTGCCGGATATCTGTTTCCTTCGGCGACTCAGGTCAAGGACATGGCAGGGTTGAAACAGGAAAGCTATCCGGTTCCGCACCAAACCTGTCACTATGATTTGGAATTCATTTTCGAAATGACTGGCGATCATCTGGGTGGGATGATTGTTTATTGCCAGGACTTGTACGAAGCGGACACCATGCAGGCGATGGCGGATCAGTTCGTGTCGCTGTTAGCGAAGTTGTTGGCGGAGCCGAACGCATTGGTTGATTCGATTCAGTTGTTCGAGGGGATGCAGGATCAGCGATCAACCCCTCAGCAATTGTTGTCGTCTGATCGAAAGAGCGGCGAGGCGAACGACGATGGGCCGACTCTCAATGCGTTGATTTCGAAGGGAGCGAATCAGCAATCGCAGACCCAGGCATCGAGTTCACAGGAGCAGGCTGAGGTTGGGAGTGGTCGGCGACGATCCTTCAACCGATTGTTCCGGTCGCCAAAACTGAAGCCCGCCAGCCCTTCCCTTTCCGAACTGGCCGAAGAAGCGGTTGCGGGATCGGTTGCGACTCGAGACTTGATCGCTCGACGGTTGCAGACGCATCATTTTGAACGGGGTGAGTTTGTGCCTGTGCTGGCCCAGCCCGGCCAGCAAGCGATGGATTTGATTCTAGCGTTGCAGCAGATCGGTGCTGTTCCGGTGCCTCTGGATTCCACTCGTCCGTCGGTGATGCTGGATCTGGTGGTTCAGCAAACCGGAGCCACCAGGATCTTGGTCGATCAGCTTGGCGAGGAAGTTCCTTCGGGATTGCAGTTGCTCACATGGGACCAGCTGACTGGTTCGCAAAACGGTGCGAGCAACGGGAACGGCCAATCCTCGCTCCCTGGTGCGGCGAAAGATCCGGTGGTCACCGCCGAGGATGCGGCTTACGTGATCTACACGTCGGGAACAACCGGAGTTCCGAAGGGCGTTGTTGTTTCGCAGGGTGCGATCGCGAACACGTTGCGTTGGCGAGGTCGAATCACGCCCTTGAATTCATCCGACCGGATGTTGATGCCGTTGTCGCATCAATTTGATGCCGGGTTGGGCATGACATTGTTTGCCTATGCTCAAGGAGCCAGCGTTGTCTGGCCGGACGTGGATCGAGTCGCCGATGTCGATTTTGTGGTGGACCAAATCATTCGCGAAGGTGTGACGGTCTTGGTTGGTGTGCCGTCCTGGATCGACTTGGTCGCGTCCCATCGCAAGTTTGCACATTGTCATTCGTTGCGTCACGTTTGGATTGGTGGCGAAGCAATGCCCGAGAGCCTGCCGCGGACGATTCGTCGAAACAGTGAAGCCCAGATTTGGAATTGTTACGGTCCGACTGAGGCTGCGGTGGAAGCGACCGCGTACCGCATCATCGACGTTCATTCGCCACGACGCATTCCAGTTGGTTTGCCTGCGGATCATACCGATGTGCTCGTGTTGGATTCGGATCGACGCGAAGTGCCGTCCACGTTTGTGGGTGAATTGGCCTTGGTCGGGAAGGGATTGGCCGACGGGTACCTGGGGGATGAGCCATTGACTCGCCAGCGGTTTGTGACGTTGTCCGATGGCAGACGGGCTTACCTGACTGGCGATCAAGGTCGTCGCCGAGTGGATGGCATGGTGGAGGTGTTGGGACGCATGGATCGGCAGCTGAAAGTTCGTGGGTATCGCATTGAGCCGACGGAAATTGAAAGTGTGCTGAAGGATCATCCCGCGGTCGCCCAGGCCGCCGTGGTTCCTCGCAAGATTGGCGACACCGAGGCGAGCCAGTTGGTTGCATTTGTGCAGTTGGACTTGCCCGAGTCGACGGGCGGACATTCGGGCGATGTTGGGGACTTGCCTGCGGAACGCAGGTCGCAGTGGAGCGATGTGGTGTTGTCGTTGCAGCATCATGTGGCGGAGCATTTGCCGCCGTACAAGCGACCCGCTCACCTGCAGCAAGTGGAATCCTTGGTGATGACCGCGAGCGGCAAAGTGGATTTGAACGCGTTGCCAGAACTCGCGCAAGACGCGTCCGCCTTGGCGGCCTATCAGCCACCACGGACCAGTTTGGAACAGCATCTTGCGGATCGTTGGACGGAACTGTTGGGATCGCAGTTGATTGGGATCAATCAGAACTTCTTCGAGTTTGGCGGCAGTTCGCTTCAGGCGGCGATGTTGACGAACCGGTTGAGTGAAGATTTGGGGGTCGACGTGCCCTCGTCGTTGCTCTTTGATCTCGCCGACATTTCCGCGATGGCCGGGCGCCTGGCAACGCTGTATCCCGACGAGCTTTCGCGACGATTTGGGGAGTCGTCCGTTGATTTCTACGCAGACCAAGCGAACCAGCAGAATCACGGTCTGAATGAATTGCTGGCTCCGTTGAAAGTCACCGGGGAGCGGACTCCGTTGTTCATGGTTCACCCGCCGGGCGGCATCGTTGTTTGTTACCGGGAATTGGCGGCGGAATTGCCGGACGATCAGCCGATGTACGCGATTCGTTCGCGGGGATTGCACGGGAAAGAAGCTTTGCCAGAGACGATGCGGGCCATGGCCGCCGAGTATGCCGACGCAATTCGCTCGGTTCGGGCGGAGGGCCCGTACGTGATTGGCGGATGGTCGGTCGGCGGGGTCATTGCCATGGAAGTTGCCCAGCAATTGATTGCCTCTGGGCAAGAGGTGGAGGGATTGATTCTGCTCGATTCGTCCATCCCGAGTGGGGCCAGTGAGCTGGTCCCTGCGGAGGATCAAACCAACGTGGGATTGGAATACGGGATCGATTTGACGCTGGATGAGTTGTTGCAACTCCCCAGTGAAGAGCAATTGCCTTTCCTGTGGCAGCACGCAGAGAAGCTGGGGGTGTTGGATCAAGACACACCCGCTGACGTTGCCGCTCGGGCAATCGATGATTTGAAAGCCCTGTTCCATCACCATTTGAAATTGGCCACTCAATACAAAATGAAACCCATCGCAACACGGATCGTCTTGTTCCGACCCACCGACGTTCCGTTTGAGACGGAAGGCAGTGCGGATCGTGGTTGGTCACATTTGGCGGATCGCGCGGAGGTGATTTCAACGCCTGGGCATCACCACAGCATGGTTCAGGATCCTCACGTCAAGCACTTGGCTGGCGCTCTCTGCGACTCCTTGAACGCGAATTCCGGACTGAGTGGCTCGAACCGGAATGGCTCGAATCCCAAAGTGAGTCATGCGGGTGGCTGA